One window from the genome of Corynebacterium sp. SCR221107 encodes:
- a CDS encoding sucrase ferredoxin, with protein MTSMLCSDVAGEPLPGTSKPGAMYVVFEKPGSWSHDILDGDTFGPELTKRLKALPGGMYLIRKHGREGHVKKDKHTCYLVFCEQAVTERLELTSVEELFDLDLAGPGRNADKGAVVETKPLLLVCTHSKRDRCCAIKGRPMAAALSEAFPDAPIWECSHTKGHRFAPSMVLMPHSYSFGRLNTSAAIAMYEASLRGEMFLPGARGRGIYSPQGQVAELAVAQQLVQAGETVRIGELAVEGTTVMHPDGRKFEVELETTVTDGVMGSCGDEPKRGTSWVAVGITKSSA; from the coding sequence ATGACAAGCATGCTGTGTTCTGATGTTGCTGGCGAGCCGCTGCCGGGGACCTCCAAGCCGGGGGCCATGTACGTCGTCTTTGAAAAACCGGGTTCGTGGAGTCATGACATCCTTGACGGCGATACCTTCGGTCCTGAGTTGACCAAGCGTCTCAAGGCCTTACCGGGTGGGATGTATCTTATTCGCAAGCATGGTCGCGAGGGGCATGTGAAAAAGGACAAGCACACTTGTTACCTCGTATTTTGCGAGCAGGCGGTAACAGAACGTCTGGAATTGACAAGCGTCGAGGAGCTGTTTGACTTGGACCTGGCTGGGCCTGGTCGCAACGCCGATAAGGGCGCGGTCGTGGAGACGAAGCCATTGCTGCTCGTGTGCACGCATTCCAAGCGCGACCGTTGCTGCGCGATCAAGGGCAGACCAATGGCTGCGGCGCTTTCCGAAGCATTCCCCGATGCCCCGATCTGGGAATGTTCACACACGAAGGGGCATCGCTTTGCACCGTCGATGGTTCTGATGCCGCACAGCTACTCTTTTGGGCGGCTCAACACCTCCGCAGCGATCGCTATGTATGAGGCAAGTCTGCGTGGAGAGATGTTTCTGCCGGGGGCGCGCGGGCGCGGAATTTATTCGCCCCAAGGGCAAGTCGCCGAGCTTGCGGTAGCGCAGCAATTAGTTCAAGCAGGAGAGACGGTACGTATAGGCGAACTAGCTGTAGAAGGAACGACCGTCATGCACCCAGACGGGAGGAAGTTCGAGGTTGAGTTAGAGACAACGGTCACCGATGGGGTCATGGGTTCTTGTGGGGATGAGCCGAAAAGAGGCACGTCATGGGTAGCCGTGGGTATTACTAAGTCCTCTGCCTAA
- a CDS encoding TM2 domain-containing protein, which translates to MTTPHNDPFKSNQPYNPFSTPDAMPQPANPLAPQTGFPAGSPVGYQHPALPPAYVVSVAPKSKVLAAVLAFFFGSLGIHNFYLGYNGRGAVQLTLFVIGLITSLLLIGFFITAAVGLWAFVEFIMILIGAGQYTTDARGVLLD; encoded by the coding sequence ATGACCACTCCGCATAATGACCCTTTCAAAAGCAACCAGCCGTATAACCCATTCTCCACCCCTGATGCTATGCCTCAGCCCGCTAACCCGCTGGCACCACAAACGGGTTTCCCTGCGGGGTCTCCTGTCGGTTACCAGCACCCTGCTCTACCACCGGCGTATGTCGTATCGGTGGCGCCTAAGTCTAAGGTCCTCGCAGCGGTCCTCGCTTTCTTCTTTGGAAGCCTTGGTATCCACAACTTCTATCTTGGTTACAACGGAAGGGGCGCTGTACAGCTCACCCTTTTTGTCATTGGCCTTATTACATCATTACTGCTGATAGGTTTTTTCATTACCGCTGCCGTAGGTCTGTGGGCTTTCGTTGAATTCATCATGATCCTGATCGGCGCAGGCCAATACACCACCGACGCCCGGGGCGTCCTGCTTGACTAG
- a CDS encoding methionine ABC transporter permease: MTTTILAADWSRLGDTFTTAIIDTLVMVAVTLVVGGFFGLVLGVLLYTTRPGGVLQNKPIYWLVNFLVNLVRPIPFIILISAIGPVTVAVIGTQIGREAAMFGMSIAATFGIARIVEQNLVTIDPGVIEAARAMGASPWKIITSVIVREALGPLILGFTFAFIAIVDMSAMAGYIGGGGLGDFAITYGYRAYDWQVTLVATVVIVIIVQFAQNFGNFLAKKVMRR, from the coding sequence ATGACTACTACGATCCTTGCAGCCGATTGGTCACGACTCGGTGACACGTTTACGACCGCCATCATCGACACCTTGGTCATGGTTGCAGTCACCTTGGTCGTCGGCGGTTTCTTCGGCCTCGTCCTTGGCGTTTTGCTCTACACCACCCGCCCCGGCGGGGTGCTTCAGAACAAGCCCATCTATTGGCTGGTTAATTTTCTCGTCAACCTGGTGCGCCCGATCCCGTTTATCATCCTGATCTCGGCGATCGGCCCCGTCACGGTGGCGGTTATCGGCACGCAGATCGGCCGCGAGGCCGCCATGTTCGGCATGTCGATTGCCGCAACCTTTGGTATCGCCCGCATCGTCGAGCAAAACCTCGTCACCATCGACCCCGGCGTCATTGAAGCTGCCCGCGCAATGGGTGCCTCCCCGTGGAAGATCATCACCTCGGTTATCGTCCGCGAGGCCTTAGGCCCGCTCATCCTGGGCTTTACCTTCGCCTTTATCGCCATCGTGGACATGTCGGCGATGGCCGGCTACATCGGTGGCGGCGGACTTGGCGACTTCGCGATTACTTACGGCTACCGCGCCTACGACTGGCAGGTCACCCTGGTAGCCACGGTGGTCATTGTCATCATCGTCCAGTTCGCCCAGAACTTCGGCAACTTCCTGGCCAAGAAGGTCATGCGCCGGTAG